Sequence from the Propionispora vibrioides genome:
CTGCTTCCTGTTCCGCGTCACCGGTAAGCAGCATAGAAAAATTCCCATAGATAAGTTTAGCCACAATAGAGTTGTTATTCAGTGCAGCCTTGCCTTCTAACAGCGGCTTGGGCGGAGAAAGTATCTGCAGCACCGCGCCACCGCCAAGTTCGATTTTGTCACCGCCAGTCATAACTGCAAAAGGAATTTTTTTCTTTTTTATTGTAGTCAAATACTGCCGGTACAAAGAAGTTGTTGTGGTCTGCCCACTATCGTAGGTTTGTTTTACCGGAAAATTATCAAAAACAGCCTTCATCCCTCCCAAGTGGTCGGCATGGGGATGGGTAATAATCACTTTATCCAATTCCTGAATTCCTTGTTTTTTTATGTATGCCACCAGTTTATCCCTGGCTGGAACATCCCCACTGTCAACGAGAACTGTCTCGCCGTTGGTCCGGATTAAAATAGCATCTCCCTGACCGACGTCAATCACATCCACCACCAGCTCACCAGCCTTTGAAACAACCGGCCGTTCGGCACAGCCAAACAGAAATATCGCCGACAGCAATATCATGACCAGCACAGAAAATACTTTGACAGGTTGTTTATAGCTTAGCTGCATAATCTACCTCTTTGCGTAATCCCCTTAAACTTAGTTATTTTACGAAAATTTTCCCGCCTGCGTCGTTGTCATCGCCTGACATAGATCAGCTATACGCGGCTCCTTCGCCTAGTAGTGCGAAAGAGCTTTAAATTTCAATCCGGAAAATTAAAAATAGGCAGTCGCCCGCCTATCCCCTGCTTGCCATACTTTTAAATTTGAACCAGTCCCAGACTCACCCGCACAGCATCATCAATCTGAGTCATAATATCCTCTGTCAGATGTGTCACTTTCTCTTTCAGCCGCCGTTTATCAATCGTACGCATCTGCTCCAGCAAAATAACCGAATCTTTTTCCAAATTGTATTGTTTGGCGCTGATTTCCACATGAGTCGGCAGCTTCGCCTTGGAAATTTGCGAAGTAATAGCTGCAACAATAACGGTAGGACTGTATTTATTACCAACATCATTTTGAATTACTAAAACAGGGCGGTGTCCCCCCTGTTCCGAACCAACAACCGGGCTTAAATTGGCATAATAAATGTCCCCACGCTTTACGATCATATATTATTCACGCTCCGCCAACAGGGTGGGCATTTCAAACATATCCGTATCAATTAGCAGTCCCTCTTCCGCCAAGGACAAATTAATAACGGCCATTTCCTGATATCCCTTGCGCATCATGTCACGAATAGCCTGCTTTTTACGATCTTCAATATACCGCTTCATCGCTTCGCGCACAAACTGGCTACGGCTTAATTTCTCCATGGCGATGATACCGTCAACTTCCTGGAGCAAGCTATTGGGAATACTTATCATAATACGTTTTAATTCGGCCACACCTTCACCCCCGCCAGTCTATACATGGCTTGCTATAATTAATTATATATATTTATATACTAAAGTCAACTTATATATATACCTTCAGAATTAACTATACCATGATTAAGTATGCATTAGCAACAAACAAATTATGCCTACTATTGCCATGGGAATATAGCTAAAAATCGAAATTTCTCTCCCCGGTACTTTATCTGACATCAACCGTCACTTTTTCGGCATGTAGCCCCGGCTGTCTGCAGTTGCGCCAGAACAGCGGGCAGCGTCTTAAGCAGGTCGCCTGCCAGCAGGCCCGCCATTCCATTTGCAGCAGCCAAATCACCGGCCAGCCCCTGAAGATATACCCCGCATAAAGCCGCATCACAGCCCGAAAGGCCCTGGGCCAGCAAACCGGCAATCACACCGGTCAGCACATCGCCGCTTCCGGCAGTCGCCATACCGGCATTACCTGTGGTATTAACAAAAATTTCGCCACCGGGGAGGGCAATTAAGGTAGGCGCTCCCTTTAAAACAACAATGGACTGCCATTCATTTGCCGCCATCTTGGCTACATCCAGCCTATTTTCATTAATATCGGCAACTGTCAGTCCGGTTAACCGGGCCATTTCCCCGGCATGAGGCGTTAACACCGGCATGTGCTTCGCCTTGCCTAACAGCCCGGTATGATCCTGTAAAGCATACAGCGCGTCGGCATCCAGCACTAATGGAACCTGTGACTTTTCAACAATTTCCCGCACCAGCGCCAGCGTCTCCGCCTGACGGCCAAGGCCAGGGCCAACCGCCAGTACCTGGCTGGCCGCCGCCTCGTGCTCAATAATCCCCCAGGCGGCTAAACCGATAGCACCATCGGCGGATTCCGGCAGCGGCCTGGTCATTACTTCGGTCACTTTTACTTCCATAATAGAATTAAGGCTTGCGGCAATTCCCAGGGTGACCAGACCGGCACCAGACCGCAAGGCCGCCGTAGTACACAAAGCGGCGGCACCGGTAAGACCGGTTGAACCGGCGACTGCCCATACACGGCCGCAGTCGCCTTTATAAGCATCCGGCCGCCGCTCGGGGAGACGCCGGCTTATGTCACGCTGCGTAAGCACCGCCAGCTTCAGGGCCGGTGTCTCCAGAAGCGCTGCCGGCAGACCGATATCGGCGACCGTCCATTTCCCGGCACAAGCCGCGCCCGGATACAGCAAAAGCCCCGGTTTGGGCAAGCCGAAAGTAACCGTATAATCAGCCCTTACCGCGCAAGCACCGATCTGTCCGGTATCAGCCTAAACCCCGGACGGAATATCTACGGCCACAATCGTTTTCCCCGCATGATTGATCAGCTCCACTGCCTGAGCCATGGCACCGGTAATATCACGGCCATAGCCGGTCCCTAGGAGCGCATCTACCAGACAGTC
This genomic interval carries:
- a CDS encoding ComEC/Rec2 family competence protein; the protein is MQLSYKQPVKVFSVLVMILLSAIFLFGCAERPVVSKAGELVVDVIDVGQGDAILIRTNGETVLVDSGDVPARDKLVAYIKKQGIQELDKVIITHPHADHLGGMKAVFDNFPVKQTYDSGQTTTTSLYRQYLTTIKKKKIPFAVMTGGDKIELGGGAVLQILSPPKPLLEGKAALNNNSIVAKLIYGNFSMLLTGDAEQEAEAVMVNEFSGQLKSTVLKSGHHGSNTSSSEDFLAKVAPEAAVISAGEGNEYHHPHPSTLKKYQAMKIKIYRTDKDGTVEIRTDGQGYSISKERN
- a CDS encoding type II toxin-antitoxin system PemK/MazF family toxin, whose product is MIVKRGDIYYANLSPVVGSEQGGHRPVLVIQNDVGNKYSPTVIVAAITSQISKAKLPTHVEISAKQYNLEKDSVILLEQMRTIDKRRLKEKVTHLTEDIMTQIDDAVRVSLGLVQI
- a CDS encoding CopG family ribbon-helix-helix protein, translating into MAELKRIMISIPNSLLQEVDGIIAMEKLSRSQFVREAMKRYIEDRKKQAIRDMMRKGYQEMAVINLSLAEEGLLIDTDMFEMPTLLAERE
- a CDS encoding NAD(P)H-hydrate dehydratase — protein: MPKPGLLLYPGAACAGKWTVADIGLPAALLETPALKLAVLTQRDISRRLPERRPDAYKGDCGRVWAVAGSTGLTGAAALCTTAALRSGAGLVTLGIAASLNSIMEVKVTEVMTRPLPESADGAIGLAAWGIIEHEAAASQVLAVGPGLGRQAETLALVREIVEKSQVPLVLDADALYALQDHTGLLGKAKHMPVLTPHAGEMARLTGLTVADINENRLDVAKMAANEWQSIVVLKGAPTLIALPGGEIFVNTTGNAGMATAGSGDVLTGVIAGLLAQGLSGCDAALCGVYLQGLAGDLAAANGMAGLLAGDLLKTLPAVLAQLQTAGATCRKSDG